Part of the Nostoc sp. ATCC 53789 genome, TTTAATTCATCATTCACTAAAGCAAGTTTTGTAGTATAGTTCTTAACTTTAATTTTTAATTCTTCATACGCTTTAGATAACACTAACTCTGCTTGTTTATTTCTAATAATATTGAGTGCTGTTTGAATAGCAACATAGAGATTTTGTTGACTAATAGGTTTTAGAATATATCCACAAGTGAATGTTACTGTTGCCCTTTCTACAGTACTTTTATCAGAGTATGCTGTAATATAAATAAAAGGTATTTGGAGACAATTCCAAATTTCTCCCGCCGCTTCAATACCATCCATTTCACCCCGTAATTTAATATCCATTAAAACTAAATCTGGGCGAAGCTCAGTTGCTTTCTCAATTGCTGTTTCTCCTGAATCTACAATATCTACAACAGTGTATCCGAGCCACTCTAAATTTTCTTTTAAATTCATTGCAAGGATAAATTCATCTTCTACAATAAGAATCCGATGAATGTTTGTTATAAAAGTGTCCATAAGGCTATTGGCTGACTATATATCTAGTATCCGTTTTTTACAGACTTTGATTCAATGATTTATTTTGTAAACAACCAAAATCTCTACAACTACTACTGCTCCAATGCAAATCAGCATTATTTTCCTTCTCCCATCTGGTTGCGGTAGCATAAACTTTGCTTATCACTGCTAATC contains:
- a CDS encoding response regulator, encoding MDTFITNIHRILIVEDEFILAMNLKENLEWLGYTVVDIVDSGETAIEKATELRPDLVLMDIKLRGEMDGIEAAGEIWNCLQIPFIYITAYSDKSTVERATVTFTCGYILKPISQQNLYVAIQTALNIIRNKQAELVLSKAYEELKIKVKNYTTKLALVNDELKLEITRPHQLESELSTKKGRIFTNNKPSSLLTSRQLEILKLIAEGLSTKEIAELLSISTKTVEAHRVHLMKRLNIYDVVGLVRYAISIKLVNFDIPNHSD